A portion of the Nitrospira defluvii genome contains these proteins:
- a CDS encoding polysaccharide deacetylase family protein, which translates to MRTHAWVVGWSTMFGLACALYLGEAQAQVITAGPNSCPAVALTYDLCPVRTASGFDRELIDFLIEHKVPATFFMSGRWMAKHDAEVKQLLAVPFFEIGTHGEVHAHLPMHEMKEQQQEIMGPVRLLKTQYGRPATLFRPPYGEYNDVTVEAVKALGLRFILWNIESGDPDPTLSADAILSRVKKRLKPGSVIVLHANGKGKHTREVTEALAGSLLGKKGLQAMTVSDLLRCNQTTTDPTR; encoded by the coding sequence ATGCGAACGCACGCTTGGGTAGTCGGATGGTCGACGATGTTCGGGCTCGCCTGTGCCCTCTATCTCGGCGAGGCACAGGCCCAAGTCATCACAGCCGGTCCGAACTCCTGCCCCGCCGTGGCGCTGACCTATGATCTCTGCCCGGTGCGAACGGCCTCGGGCTTTGATCGTGAACTGATCGACTTCCTCATCGAACACAAGGTGCCGGCGACGTTCTTCATGTCCGGCCGTTGGATGGCCAAACATGATGCCGAAGTGAAACAGCTCCTGGCTGTCCCCTTTTTCGAGATCGGCACCCATGGCGAGGTCCATGCGCACCTACCGATGCACGAGATGAAAGAACAGCAACAGGAAATCATGGGCCCCGTGCGCCTGCTGAAAACACAATACGGCCGCCCGGCAACCCTGTTTCGGCCGCCATACGGAGAGTACAACGACGTGACCGTAGAAGCCGTGAAGGCGCTCGGCTTACGATTTATCTTGTGGAACATCGAATCCGGCGACCCTGATCCCACGCTCAGCGCCGACGCCATCCTGTCCCGCGTCAAGAAACGCTTAAAGCCGGGTAGCGTGATCGTGTTGCATGCCAACGGGAAGGGCAAACACACCCGCGAAGTGACGGAAGCCCTGGCCGGGAGTCTGCTGGGAAAAAAGGGCCTACAGGCCATGACCGTCTCGGATCTCCTGCGATGCAATCAAACGACGACCGACCCGACACGTTGA
- a CDS encoding LuxR C-terminal-related transcriptional regulator, which produces MNQPGFSAKEFQRLGEIMHDARSVNRSEGVWKLVSALQQVVPYEFSGCGGVDLLRGVDPALGHSTYPKEFCQLYMGQGLAADPAVYRLITSGQSVTSSADEPASSEPKDVTSLKLDFGIKTCLSAGVRGEHGTCSYFAFSNFDAKQTDKLRLLLDILTPHFHLSYMRCTSTWKPERPTQPITLLSKREEEILRWVAAGKTNWEISVILKVSLNTVKFHLKNIFQKIGVENRWSAIAYWQTGEQHRLVSPSPPSDDRPPSDPNRAG; this is translated from the coding sequence ATGAATCAGCCGGGATTTTCCGCAAAGGAATTCCAACGACTCGGCGAAATCATGCATGACGCTCGCTCCGTCAATCGAAGCGAAGGCGTGTGGAAACTCGTATCGGCCCTCCAGCAGGTGGTTCCATATGAGTTTTCCGGATGTGGAGGCGTCGACCTGCTCCGCGGCGTTGATCCCGCGCTCGGACATTCCACCTATCCCAAAGAATTCTGCCAACTCTATATGGGTCAGGGATTGGCGGCAGACCCCGCCGTGTACCGGTTGATCACGTCCGGCCAGTCCGTCACCTCCAGCGCCGACGAGCCGGCCTCTTCCGAGCCGAAAGACGTCACATCGCTTAAACTGGATTTCGGCATTAAGACCTGTCTCTCAGCCGGTGTGCGCGGAGAGCATGGCACCTGCTCCTACTTTGCCTTCAGCAACTTCGATGCAAAACAGACCGACAAACTGCGCCTCCTGCTCGATATTCTCACCCCGCATTTTCACTTAAGTTACATGCGGTGCACTTCGACATGGAAGCCCGAGCGACCGACGCAACCGATCACCCTCTTGAGCAAACGGGAAGAGGAGATTCTCCGCTGGGTCGCGGCAGGCAAGACCAATTGGGAAATTTCGGTCATTCTCAAAGTCAGTTTGAATACCGTGAAGTTCCACCTCAAGAATATTTTCCAGAAAATCGGAGTCGAAAACCGGTGGAGCGCCATCGCCTACTGGCAGACCGGTGAGCAACATCGACTCGTGTCTCCTTCACCTCCCAGTGACGATCGTCCACCTTCCGATCCCAACCGCGCGGGTTAA
- the uvrC gene encoding excinuclease ABC subunit UvrC: MADTRDTLQSKLDHLPDQPGCYLFRNAKKEILYVGKAAVLADRVRSYFQKGSDQTPKTSLLVSEITDLETIVTRSELEALILESNLIKRHRPRFNIVLRDDKQYPYLRLPIKEAFPRLSIVRRVQKDGALYYGPYTPAGALRETLKVIRKAFPLATCEIEIDGKADRACIEFEIKRCMAPCTGNQSRDDYHLIVKQVRQFLEGRDRELLDGLRQTMESAADREEFEEAARIRDRLFSVERTLEKQRITQVSTTDQDVVGLARQGTAADLQLLFVRGGLLIGRKDFFWPQSADSSDEELVRSAIEQFYNKEGQPPKELLVPTDLSDAPLIEQWLSDKRGDAIRLLAPERGTKHQLVLLAEENAAAAITDHLRNEALDRQATAELKRLLRLDIAPRRIEGFDISNIMGNQSVASLVVWEDGQAKKADYRKFRIQTVEGANDFASMQEAVMRRYGATEDLARPDLVLIDGGLGQLSAAIEGLKQVGQEQIPIIGLAKARGEKEERIFLPGRKNPIVLRPTSPATHLVQRIRDEAHRFAVTYHRNLRGKALLSSELDQIAGIGKIRRRRLLKQFGSLQHIAAATDEQLKTAGLDPATIAALRTALTPA; this comes from the coding sequence ATGGCTGATACCCGCGACACCCTCCAATCAAAGCTTGACCATCTCCCCGACCAACCGGGTTGTTATCTCTTTCGAAACGCGAAGAAAGAGATCTTGTATGTCGGCAAAGCCGCCGTGCTGGCCGACCGTGTGCGTTCATATTTCCAGAAAGGCAGCGACCAGACACCCAAGACCAGCCTGCTCGTCAGCGAAATCACCGACCTCGAAACCATTGTCACCCGCTCCGAGTTGGAGGCGCTGATCCTCGAAAGCAATCTGATCAAGCGCCACCGCCCGCGCTTCAATATCGTCCTGCGCGACGACAAGCAGTACCCCTACCTGCGATTACCGATCAAGGAAGCCTTCCCTCGCCTCTCCATCGTCCGGCGCGTACAAAAGGATGGCGCCCTCTACTATGGCCCCTACACGCCGGCCGGAGCGCTTCGCGAAACCCTGAAGGTCATCCGCAAGGCCTTTCCACTCGCCACCTGTGAAATCGAGATCGACGGTAAGGCCGATCGAGCCTGTATCGAGTTTGAAATCAAACGGTGCATGGCTCCCTGCACCGGCAATCAGTCGAGAGACGACTATCACCTGATCGTCAAACAAGTGCGCCAGTTTCTGGAAGGCCGCGACCGCGAACTGCTGGACGGGCTGCGGCAGACCATGGAATCTGCGGCAGACCGGGAAGAATTCGAAGAGGCGGCCCGGATACGGGACCGACTGTTCAGCGTCGAGCGCACGCTGGAAAAGCAACGCATTACCCAGGTCAGCACGACCGACCAGGATGTGGTCGGGCTGGCCCGCCAAGGCACGGCAGCTGACCTGCAACTGCTCTTCGTGCGAGGCGGCCTCTTGATCGGGCGAAAGGATTTCTTCTGGCCCCAGTCCGCCGATTCGAGCGATGAGGAACTCGTGCGCTCCGCGATCGAGCAGTTCTACAACAAGGAAGGGCAACCGCCGAAGGAACTGTTGGTGCCGACCGACCTTTCCGATGCGCCCCTCATCGAACAATGGTTGAGCGACAAGCGTGGCGATGCCATTCGTCTCCTCGCACCCGAACGAGGCACCAAGCACCAGTTGGTGTTGCTCGCTGAGGAAAACGCCGCGGCCGCCATAACCGACCATCTCCGCAACGAGGCCCTGGACCGTCAGGCCACGGCAGAACTGAAACGCCTGCTTCGCCTGGACATCGCCCCCCGCCGCATCGAGGGCTTCGACATTTCCAATATCATGGGGAATCAGTCCGTCGCGTCACTCGTGGTCTGGGAAGACGGGCAGGCCAAGAAGGCCGACTACCGGAAGTTTCGCATTCAGACGGTGGAGGGGGCCAACGATTTTGCCAGCATGCAGGAGGCCGTGATGCGGCGATACGGGGCCACGGAGGATCTCGCCCGTCCGGATCTCGTCTTGATCGACGGCGGACTCGGCCAGCTGAGCGCCGCCATCGAAGGATTGAAGCAGGTCGGGCAGGAGCAGATTCCAATCATCGGCCTCGCCAAGGCTCGCGGTGAGAAAGAGGAGCGTATCTTTCTCCCTGGCCGAAAAAATCCGATCGTCCTCCGCCCGACCTCTCCCGCGACCCACCTCGTGCAGCGGATTCGCGACGAAGCCCATCGATTCGCCGTCACGTATCACCGCAATCTGCGGGGCAAAGCGCTGCTCTCGTCCGAACTTGACCAGATCGCCGGCATCGGCAAAATCCGCAGGAGGCGGCTCCTCAAGCAATTCGGCAGCCTCCAACACATCGCCGCCGCCACCGATGAACAACTCAAGACCGCCGGGCTCGATCCGGCCACCATCGCCGCACTACGTACCGCCCTCACCCCCGCATAA
- a CDS encoding GNAT family N-acetyltransferase gives MQSNDDRPDTLIREMQPDDRDAVIGILARSDPWKRLGFTATDWERIFSPLPVGRDTYVLEAEGVVLGIAILRRKFLFGDYLELLGISPDATGRGLGTRLLSHVESQTFARAHNLFACVSDFNDTARAFYRKQGYKEIGPMPNFLIPGYAEILLRKTSGPARKG, from the coding sequence ATGCAATCAAACGACGACCGACCCGACACGTTGATTCGCGAGATGCAGCCGGACGATCGCGACGCGGTGATCGGTATCCTGGCTCGATCCGATCCCTGGAAACGGCTTGGTTTTACCGCCACAGACTGGGAACGCATCTTTTCGCCGCTCCCCGTTGGCCGTGACACGTACGTCCTGGAAGCGGAGGGGGTGGTGCTCGGCATCGCCATCCTCCGCAGAAAATTCCTGTTCGGCGATTATTTGGAGTTGCTGGGCATCTCGCCGGACGCCACCGGCCGTGGCCTGGGCACACGCCTCTTGTCCCATGTCGAATCGCAGACCTTCGCGCGAGCGCACAATCTGTTCGCCTGCGTGTCTGATTTCAATGACACGGCCCGCGCCTTTTATCGCAAGCAAGGCTACAAGGAAATCGGACCCATGCCGAATTTCCTGATTCCCGGATACGCCGAAATTCTGCTGCGGAAAACGAGCGGTCCGGCACGAAAGGGCTAA
- a CDS encoding LuxR C-terminal-related transcriptional regulator, with the protein MNELEHTPTRVFIINPQELVRVGMRTLLNSVPDFRIVGEAPSRTEALPLVIQHKPDIVIVDLRVQDGTGIETAKEILSHLPATRLLFLADTLNDTILLSAVSTGAHGYVLQDAGAETLMHALRSITKGQAYLDPGVTRHTFAYLRKVADREPERGRHLLSPQERRLLPLIAQGKTNKEIAAELGLSDKTVKNYLANVYSKLHLTRRSQAAAFYLKTIP; encoded by the coding sequence ATGAACGAACTAGAGCACACCCCGACCCGGGTGTTTATCATCAACCCGCAGGAACTTGTCAGAGTCGGTATGCGGACCCTCCTGAACTCCGTCCCCGATTTTCGCATCGTCGGAGAAGCCCCTTCGAGAACCGAGGCGCTCCCGCTGGTGATTCAACACAAACCGGACATCGTCATCGTGGATCTCCGCGTGCAGGACGGCACAGGCATCGAGACCGCGAAGGAAATTCTGTCTCATCTGCCGGCCACGCGGCTGTTGTTCCTGGCCGACACCCTCAACGACACCATCCTCCTCTCTGCCGTTTCCACCGGAGCCCATGGGTACGTTCTGCAGGACGCCGGCGCAGAAACCCTCATGCATGCGTTGCGCAGCATCACCAAGGGGCAGGCCTACCTTGATCCGGGCGTCACCCGCCACACCTTTGCCTATCTCCGTAAAGTGGCGGATCGGGAACCCGAACGAGGCCGGCACCTGTTATCGCCACAGGAGCGACGCCTCCTTCCCCTCATCGCGCAGGGCAAGACGAATAAGGAAATCGCAGCTGAATTGGGACTCAGCGACAAGACCGTCAAGAACTATCTGGCCAATGTGTATTCCAAACTGCATCTCACCAGGAGGTCTCAAGCCGCCGCGTTTTACCTCAAGACAATCCCGTAG
- the dapF gene encoding diaminopimelate epimerase yields the protein MKNGFFRGHGLGNDYVVMDPKELSFTLTPGKIRGICDRHWGLGSDGILALAPSKKADFGLRIYNPDGSEAEKSGNGLRIFARYLHATGKTKKRAFTVETKGGLVSIALHVDRHGDAAAATVEMGQATFRAAALPCTLTMDELIQAPIEAAGRSLRFTGVSVGNPHCVVFKEAGESWTREDLLTLGPALEHHPLFPKRTNVQLAVPTGPKEIFILIWERGAGETQASGSSSCAAASAAVKLGLVKGPVTVKMPGGTLNIKVAGDFSLTMKGPVAEVARGALSPSFVRGLR from the coding sequence ATGAAGAACGGGTTTTTTCGCGGGCACGGACTCGGCAACGACTATGTAGTGATGGATCCCAAGGAGCTGAGTTTCACACTCACGCCCGGGAAAATCCGCGGCATCTGCGATCGCCATTGGGGTCTGGGCAGCGACGGCATTCTGGCCCTGGCTCCTTCCAAGAAGGCCGACTTCGGTCTACGCATCTACAACCCGGACGGCAGCGAGGCCGAAAAGTCCGGCAACGGGCTGCGCATCTTCGCCCGCTACCTCCACGCCACCGGCAAGACCAAGAAGCGTGCATTCACTGTCGAGACCAAAGGCGGCCTCGTCTCCATCGCGCTGCATGTGGACCGCCATGGGGATGCCGCCGCCGCTACCGTCGAGATGGGCCAGGCCACGTTCCGCGCGGCGGCTCTCCCCTGCACCTTGACCATGGACGAGTTGATCCAGGCCCCGATCGAGGCTGCAGGCCGATCGCTCCGATTCACCGGCGTCAGTGTCGGCAATCCGCATTGTGTGGTCTTCAAAGAGGCCGGCGAATCCTGGACCCGTGAGGACCTGCTGACCTTGGGACCCGCGCTGGAACATCACCCGTTGTTCCCGAAGCGGACGAACGTGCAATTGGCCGTGCCCACCGGCCCCAAAGAGATTTTCATTCTGATCTGGGAGCGTGGCGCCGGAGAAACCCAGGCGTCCGGTTCCTCTTCGTGCGCCGCCGCCAGTGCCGCCGTGAAGCTCGGGCTGGTCAAAGGCCCCGTCACGGTCAAGATGCCTGGCGGAACGCTCAACATCAAAGTCGCCGGCGATTTCAGCCTGACCATGAAAGGACCGGTGGCGGAAGTCGCCCGGGGGGCTCTCAGTCCGTCGTTCGTGCGAGGACTTCGCTAA
- a CDS encoding beta-ketoacyl-[acyl-carrier-protein] synthase family protein: MTPQTSRRVVITGMGVISPLGSTVDLFWHLLSRGESAVKPITSFDTSPFQACLAAEVRDFDPEDFLHRKQARRMGRATQFAVASAMMAARDSGIDFEQEDRGSIGISIGTSIGGMKEAFEFHDAARLNAYERVNPFTMGMTFPNAISSEVAIVLGLHGPCETYSIGCSSTANAIGRAYEWIKSGQSSLVVAGGTEAPLHPSVYAAMNAGRALAPDEHGTIRDLPRPFDKTRCGMVLGEGAGCFILEDYEHARARGARMYAELEGWGFTCDAHSMVKAACTGHEQQRAARLALSTAHWFPEEVDYVNACGLGTMELDAIETQTVKQVLGDHAYRVPVSSFKAALGHAFAASGAFQLIGTAKAMEHQFIPPTLNLTTPDPSCDLDYVSGTGRAVHVNRALINSFGFGGKNIVLALSRVNVGMGDTHSTRATPGYSRSQLVGVS; the protein is encoded by the coding sequence ATGACACCACAGACCTCTCGTCGAGTCGTCATCACCGGCATGGGAGTGATTTCCCCGTTGGGTAGCACCGTCGACCTCTTTTGGCATCTCTTGAGCCGGGGAGAAAGCGCGGTCAAGCCAATCACGTCCTTCGACACCTCTCCCTTTCAGGCCTGTCTCGCGGCTGAGGTGCGGGATTTCGATCCCGAGGACTTTTTACATCGGAAACAGGCCCGTCGCATGGGACGCGCGACCCAGTTCGCCGTCGCCTCCGCCATGATGGCGGCACGCGATTCCGGGATCGACTTCGAACAGGAAGATCGCGGCTCCATCGGCATCAGCATCGGCACCTCCATCGGCGGCATGAAGGAAGCGTTTGAATTCCACGACGCGGCAAGACTGAATGCCTACGAGCGGGTCAATCCCTTTACCATGGGCATGACCTTCCCGAATGCGATTTCCTCGGAAGTGGCCATCGTGCTGGGGCTGCACGGGCCATGCGAGACCTACTCCATCGGATGCTCCTCAACGGCGAATGCCATCGGCCGCGCCTATGAATGGATCAAGTCGGGACAGTCTTCGCTGGTCGTGGCGGGTGGGACGGAAGCCCCCCTACACCCGAGCGTCTATGCCGCCATGAACGCCGGGCGGGCCCTGGCACCGGATGAGCACGGCACAATCCGGGACCTTCCCCGCCCCTTCGACAAGACCCGGTGCGGTATGGTGCTGGGCGAAGGAGCCGGGTGTTTCATCTTGGAAGACTATGAGCATGCCCGAGCCCGGGGCGCCAGGATGTACGCCGAACTGGAAGGCTGGGGGTTCACCTGCGATGCCCATTCGATGGTTAAAGCTGCCTGCACCGGGCATGAACAACAACGGGCCGCCAGGCTGGCGCTCTCGACAGCCCACTGGTTTCCTGAGGAGGTGGACTATGTGAACGCCTGCGGGCTCGGCACCATGGAATTAGACGCGATCGAGACCCAGACGGTGAAACAGGTTTTGGGCGATCATGCCTATCGGGTGCCGGTCAGTTCGTTCAAAGCAGCGCTGGGCCATGCCTTTGCCGCCAGCGGAGCGTTCCAACTCATCGGGACCGCGAAAGCGATGGAGCACCAATTCATCCCTCCTACCCTGAATCTGACCACCCCGGATCCAAGCTGCGATCTGGACTATGTCTCAGGAACCGGGCGCGCGGTGCACGTGAATCGTGCGTTGATCAACAGTTTCGGATTCGGGGGCAAGAATATCGTCCTGGCGCTGTCCCGCGTGAATGTCGGCATGGGTGACACCCATTCGACAAGGGCCACCCCGGGATACAGCAGGTCCCAGCTCGTAGGAGTGTCGTAG
- a CDS encoding NADH-quinone oxidoreductase subunit N, with product MSISLQDLVAILPELIVIGAACLVLALDPILETAKKDVLAWLTLGALAMCIGVTSSQMTGRTYAFSNMVIIDAYAAFWKLLLYIVTGLTVLLSLAYLKAERLSIGEYYGFILLALAGMMVMVSGADLLTIYLGTELMSLSLYVMAGLKRTEARSLEASAKYFVLGAFSSGILLYGISLLFGLAGSTRLSAIAEAITMQGTSNPILSLALVLLAVGFGFKLAVVPFHMWTPDVYQGSPTSVTAFMAVASKAASFGAFLRVFVEGLGAASADWSILFTIICLATLALGNLVAIVQTNIKRMLAYSSIAHAGYALIGVVVAGGHRGDGAGGGFASVLLYIAIYSFMTLGAFALIGMLRKEGQESEHIEDYAGLAKREPLAAFFMLVFLVSLAGIPPTAGFIGKFYIFMAAVNGGMTWLAVVAVIFAAISAFYYLRIVMVMYMREPEGTAASQSRLETSPALSFVLACALAGVVLLGLFPNGLWSLATHAAPLLK from the coding sequence ATGAGCATTTCGCTTCAAGACCTGGTGGCGATCCTCCCCGAACTCATTGTCATCGGAGCCGCCTGCCTCGTACTGGCCTTGGACCCCATTCTGGAGACGGCCAAAAAGGACGTGCTGGCCTGGTTGACCCTGGGCGCGCTGGCCATGTGTATCGGCGTGACCTCTTCGCAGATGACCGGCCGCACCTATGCCTTCAGCAACATGGTCATCATTGATGCCTATGCGGCCTTCTGGAAACTCCTTCTGTATATCGTGACAGGTCTCACCGTCCTGCTCTCCCTCGCCTACTTAAAGGCCGAACGATTGAGCATCGGCGAGTATTACGGCTTCATCCTGCTGGCGCTGGCGGGCATGATGGTCATGGTCTCCGGAGCCGACCTGCTCACGATTTACCTCGGGACGGAGTTGATGTCGCTCTCGCTCTATGTCATGGCCGGCCTCAAACGGACGGAAGCCCGTTCACTGGAAGCGTCCGCCAAGTATTTTGTGCTGGGCGCGTTTTCTTCCGGCATTTTGTTGTACGGCATTTCCCTGCTCTTCGGTCTGGCAGGCAGCACGCGATTGTCGGCGATTGCCGAAGCCATTACGATGCAGGGCACGAGCAATCCGATCCTCTCCCTCGCCCTCGTCCTGCTGGCCGTCGGATTTGGATTCAAATTGGCCGTCGTCCCGTTTCACATGTGGACGCCGGATGTGTACCAGGGTTCACCGACCTCCGTCACCGCCTTTATGGCCGTGGCGTCAAAAGCCGCCAGCTTCGGCGCCTTCCTCCGGGTATTCGTGGAAGGATTGGGAGCAGCCAGCGCCGATTGGTCGATCCTGTTCACCATCATCTGTCTGGCCACCCTGGCCCTGGGCAATCTCGTGGCGATCGTCCAAACCAACATCAAGCGCATGCTCGCCTATTCCAGTATCGCCCATGCCGGATATGCGCTCATCGGAGTGGTGGTCGCAGGGGGGCATCGCGGCGACGGGGCCGGCGGCGGATTCGCCAGCGTCTTGCTCTACATTGCGATCTATTCATTCATGACGCTGGGCGCCTTTGCGCTGATCGGCATGTTGCGCAAGGAAGGACAGGAAAGCGAGCACATCGAAGATTACGCGGGCCTTGCCAAACGGGAGCCGCTTGCGGCGTTTTTCATGCTGGTTTTTCTCGTGTCACTCGCCGGCATTCCCCCGACGGCGGGCTTCATCGGCAAGTTCTATATTTTCATGGCCGCCGTGAACGGCGGCATGACCTGGCTGGCGGTCGTGGCCGTCATATTCGCCGCGATTTCTGCCTTCTATTATTTGCGGATCGTGATGGTCATGTACATGCGGGAACCTGAGGGAACCGCCGCCTCTCAATCCCGCTTGGAGACCTCCCCGGCGTTGTCGTTTGTCCTGGCCTGCGCCCTCGCGGGCGTGGTCTTGCTCGGTCTGTTCCCGAATGGCCTCTGGTCGCTGGCCACCCATGCAGCGCCGCTCCTCAAATAA
- a CDS encoding site-2 protease family protein, which translates to MQGPDWKIGHVFGIPIHVHASWLFVFFFVTWSLATGYLPDVLPGLSEPRYWGMGGVAALLLFASVLLHELGHSLVALRYRIPISQITLFIFGGVAQMRKEPPHPLAEFLIAIAGPAVSFLLAGLCLGLVTLLEVIPAGVSMHGLAALGTLLGMVNTQLGLFNLLPGFPLDGGRALRAGLWAWSKDYYRATSQAALVGLLFGVSFGLFGALLLVGGLSGTTSGSLASSGGWIVLLGAFLFSAARGSRKQAAIRSSLASVPVRELMVANVVALSPDITVEEAVNQYFLPYGYGGFPVVQDGRLVGVVGVRDVQAVRNSLWAFRRVSDIMQTSDDDMVVAPDLSAMQALERMLALGAERLVVVQDGQLLGLVTRASIGHFIEQRHPSGMHASL; encoded by the coding sequence ATGCAGGGACCGGATTGGAAAATCGGGCATGTCTTCGGCATCCCCATCCACGTGCATGCCTCGTGGCTGTTCGTGTTTTTCTTTGTGACCTGGTCGTTGGCGACAGGCTATCTACCTGACGTATTGCCCGGTCTGTCGGAGCCGCGCTATTGGGGCATGGGCGGCGTGGCGGCGTTGTTGTTGTTCGCGTCCGTCCTGTTGCATGAGCTTGGCCATTCTTTGGTGGCGCTGCGATATCGCATTCCGATCAGTCAGATTACGCTGTTCATCTTCGGCGGGGTTGCGCAGATGCGGAAAGAACCGCCGCATCCCCTGGCCGAATTCCTCATCGCCATCGCCGGCCCGGCGGTCAGCTTCCTCTTGGCGGGGCTCTGTCTCGGCTTGGTGACGCTCTTGGAGGTGATTCCGGCTGGAGTCTCCATGCATGGGCTTGCGGCCTTGGGGACGCTGTTGGGGATGGTCAATACGCAGCTGGGTCTTTTTAATCTGCTGCCGGGTTTCCCGTTGGACGGTGGGCGCGCCTTGCGGGCCGGTTTGTGGGCCTGGAGCAAAGATTACTATCGTGCAACGAGCCAAGCGGCATTGGTGGGGCTGCTGTTCGGGGTGAGCTTTGGGCTCTTCGGCGCGCTGTTGCTCGTCGGTGGCCTGTCCGGTACCACGTCCGGTTCCCTTGCCAGCAGTGGGGGATGGATTGTGTTGTTGGGCGCCTTTCTCTTTTCGGCCGCGCGAGGGAGCCGCAAACAGGCCGCCATCCGTTCGTCGCTCGCGTCGGTTCCGGTGCGCGAGCTGATGGTCGCCAATGTGGTCGCCCTGTCTCCGGACATCACCGTGGAAGAAGCGGTGAATCAGTATTTCCTTCCGTACGGGTACGGGGGATTCCCGGTGGTCCAGGACGGCCGTCTGGTGGGGGTGGTCGGGGTGCGTGACGTACAGGCCGTCAGGAATTCGTTATGGGCCTTCCGCCGCGTATCGGATATTATGCAGACATCCGATGACGACATGGTTGTGGCGCCGGACCTGTCGGCCATGCAGGCACTAGAGCGGATGCTGGCGCTTGGGGCCGAACGTCTCGTGGTCGTGCAAGACGGGCAATTGCTAGGGTTGGTCACCCGCGCGTCGATCGGGCACTTCATCGAACAACGCCATCCTTCCGGCATGCATGCTTCTTTGTAG
- a CDS encoding VOC family protein, which yields MKVTKLLHTRLRVSDMEQTIRFYRDVLGLEVLERKVSPRGSHLAFLKVPNSEELIELCSFPASGPVRVQEDLVHLAFEVENLDDTIRSLQSKQVAITDGPTQTSSGSRFLFIDAPDGYEVELIERPPGTVLV from the coding sequence ATGAAAGTCACCAAACTCCTCCACACCCGCCTGCGGGTCAGCGACATGGAGCAGACCATCCGTTTCTACCGGGACGTCTTGGGGCTGGAGGTCCTGGAACGGAAAGTCTCTCCTCGCGGATCCCACCTGGCCTTCCTCAAGGTGCCCAATAGCGAGGAGCTCATCGAACTCTGCAGTTTCCCCGCGAGCGGACCTGTCAGGGTTCAGGAAGATCTCGTCCACCTGGCCTTTGAAGTCGAAAATCTGGACGACACGATCCGGAGTTTGCAATCGAAACAGGTGGCGATCACCGACGGGCCTACGCAAACCTCCTCCGGCAGCCGGTTTCTCTTCATCGATGCTCCCGATGGGTACGAAGTCGAACTCATTGAACGACCGCCCGGCACAGTGCTGGTGTAA
- a CDS encoding YihY/virulence factor BrkB family protein: protein MTELTFLSNVFDTFRRRGCPSLAASLAFYSILSLFPMVFLLLYGISFIVSQDVIGYQFLLGFLKGFLPSVGERLAKDIRRVAEQEEVRWAVFLAFGWFSALVFYELDYAMNTVFGTAAKRHPLISTLVAVALIWMLGILTLISFVATQAIELLTAYAPRFLGMNLVAIAAHDFLLTYSLPFLLAFASVTCLYRFLPHQRPTWREATIGGAVFSLLWVSAKALFVTYLEDAAVYTQLYGSLLEVVLLLLWVYYSSALVLLGAVVTHECQCRRPGRLDDTATLPG, encoded by the coding sequence ATGACTGAACTCACGTTTCTCTCCAACGTGTTCGACACGTTTCGACGGCGAGGCTGTCCCAGCCTGGCGGCCTCGTTGGCGTTCTACTCGATCCTCTCCCTTTTTCCGATGGTGTTCCTGCTGCTGTACGGCATCAGCTTCATCGTGAGCCAGGATGTGATCGGCTACCAGTTTTTGCTCGGATTCCTGAAGGGCTTTCTCCCCAGCGTGGGAGAACGGCTGGCCAAGGATATCCGACGGGTGGCCGAACAGGAGGAAGTGCGCTGGGCCGTCTTTCTGGCATTCGGATGGTTTAGTGCACTGGTCTTTTACGAATTAGACTACGCGATGAACACGGTCTTCGGGACAGCGGCCAAGCGCCATCCGCTGATCTCCACACTCGTCGCCGTCGCGCTGATCTGGATGTTGGGCATTCTGACCCTCATTTCCTTCGTGGCCACCCAGGCGATCGAACTGCTGACGGCCTACGCGCCCCGCTTTCTGGGCATGAACCTGGTGGCGATCGCCGCCCATGACTTCCTCCTCACCTATTCCCTGCCGTTCCTGCTGGCCTTCGCCTCGGTGACCTGCCTCTACCGGTTCCTTCCACACCAGCGCCCGACCTGGCGCGAAGCGACGATCGGCGGGGCCGTCTTCAGCCTCCTGTGGGTCTCCGCCAAGGCCCTCTTCGTCACGTATCTGGAGGATGCCGCCGTCTACACGCAACTGTACGGTTCGCTGCTCGAAGTCGTGCTGCTGTTGCTGTGGGTCTACTACTCTTCGGCCCTGGTTCTGCTCGGAGCCGTGGTCACCCATGAGTGCCAATGCCGACGTCCGGGCAGACTGGACGATACAGCCACGCTCCCCGGCTAG